Proteins from a genomic interval of Paenibacillus sp. RC334:
- a CDS encoding glutamate synthase subunit beta translates to MSTPTGFMEYTRQLPTDRDPAERIKDWEEFHKHMSEEELRTQGARCMDCGTPYCHTGMDIMGATLGCPVHNLIPEWNNLVYRGLWKEALDRLHKTNNFPEFTGRVCPAPCEGSCTVGLIGQSVTIKTIEEAIIEKGFEEGWVVPNPPEKRTGRRVAIVGSGPAGLAAAAQLNKAGHSVTVYERADRVGGLLMYGIPSMKLDKKVVQRRVDLLEAEGIQFITNTEIGKDIPTDQLIAEYDAVVLCGGSTKPREFNIEGSDLNGVHYAMDYLNGTIKSYLDSNLEDGNYLSSQGKDVIVIGGGDTGSDCVATSLRHGCRSVTQFGTHAKAPLERDPIANPWPQFPNVYSLDYAQQEAKAIFGEDPREFSIMTTKFVGDENGNLKELHTIQIQRIVDETGRKIYQPVPGTERVFPAQIALIAIGFDGPEQTIVEQIGLETDRRSNVKARYGKYVTNVDKVFAAGDMRRGQSLVVWAINEGREAAREVDKYLMGATVLV, encoded by the coding sequence ATGTCTACACCAACTGGATTTATGGAATACACACGACAGCTTCCTACAGATCGGGATCCGGCAGAGCGTATTAAGGATTGGGAAGAATTCCATAAGCATATGTCCGAAGAAGAGCTGCGTACCCAAGGGGCACGTTGTATGGACTGCGGAACTCCTTATTGTCATACGGGAATGGACATTATGGGGGCGACTTTGGGCTGCCCGGTTCATAATCTTATTCCAGAATGGAACAATCTCGTATATCGCGGTTTGTGGAAGGAAGCACTGGATCGGCTACACAAAACAAATAATTTCCCGGAATTTACTGGGCGTGTCTGTCCTGCTCCTTGTGAAGGCTCCTGTACGGTCGGCCTGATCGGGCAATCTGTTACGATTAAGACAATTGAGGAAGCTATTATCGAAAAAGGCTTTGAGGAAGGCTGGGTTGTCCCTAATCCGCCTGAAAAGCGTACAGGCAGACGGGTAGCTATTGTCGGCTCGGGTCCCGCAGGACTGGCTGCTGCTGCGCAGCTTAACAAAGCAGGACACAGCGTAACCGTGTATGAGCGTGCGGATCGTGTTGGCGGGCTGCTGATGTATGGCATCCCTTCCATGAAGCTGGACAAAAAGGTTGTTCAGCGTCGTGTGGATTTACTGGAGGCGGAGGGCATTCAGTTCATTACGAATACAGAGATCGGAAAGGATATTCCTACCGATCAGCTGATTGCTGAGTATGATGCGGTTGTACTGTGCGGTGGCTCTACGAAGCCGAGAGAATTCAATATTGAAGGTAGCGATTTGAATGGCGTTCATTATGCGATGGATTATTTGAATGGTACCATCAAGAGCTACCTGGATTCCAATCTGGAAGATGGCAACTATTTGTCCTCTCAAGGTAAGGATGTTATTGTGATCGGTGGTGGTGACACAGGTTCGGATTGTGTAGCTACTTCTTTACGTCATGGCTGTCGAAGCGTCACTCAATTTGGCACACATGCCAAAGCTCCTTTGGAACGTGACCCAATTGCCAATCCTTGGCCACAATTTCCAAACGTGTACTCTCTCGATTATGCACAGCAGGAAGCGAAGGCGATATTCGGGGAAGATCCGCGTGAGTTCTCCATCATGACAACGAAGTTTGTAGGTGATGAGAACGGTAATTTGAAAGAGCTACACACGATTCAAATTCAGCGTATTGTCGATGAAACGGGGCGTAAAATCTATCAGCCGGTTCCGGGTACGGAGCGTGTATTCCCGGCACAGATTGCTCTCATTGCTATTGGATTCGACGGTCCTGAGCAAACGATTGTTGAGCAAATTGGTTTGGAAACTGATCGTCGTTCCAATGTTAAAGCACGTTACGGGAAATATGTTACGAATGTAGATAAGGTTTTTGCTGCTGGTGATATGCGCCGCGGGCAAAGCCTTGTTGTGTGGGCCATTAATGAAGGTCGGGAAGCCGCACGTGAGGTCGATAAATACCTGATGGGCGCTACCGTTTTGGTGTAA
- a CDS encoding aldo/keto reductase, producing the protein MEEKTVNVAGSLQLRKLGNSDLKLSPLGLGCWQFSNGKGIVGKFWPVLRREDIRQIVQTSLEGGINWFDTAEAYGGGQSEQLLAGTLNEIGGPLAEQANIATKWWPAFRTAGSITATIDERIRHLDQRTIHLYQVHSPYSFASVGAVMNAMAKLVGQGKIKYVGVSNFSAQQIRESDRVLREHGLRLVSNQVKYSLLDRRIEQNGILDTAKELGVAIIAYSPLMQGILSGKFHKNPSLVKSIKGPRKWTAAFRDSGLRRSKPLIETLEQLAQQYNVTPTQIALNWLINAHGENVFAIPGASKVHHAEENVKAMQFTLTAGEIEMVSHVSNQVLRSK; encoded by the coding sequence GTGGAAGAGAAAACGGTAAATGTAGCAGGCTCACTGCAATTACGCAAGCTGGGCAACTCGGATTTAAAGCTGTCACCGCTTGGGCTTGGGTGCTGGCAGTTCAGCAATGGAAAAGGGATAGTCGGGAAATTCTGGCCGGTGCTGCGGCGGGAGGATATACGGCAAATCGTACAGACCAGTTTAGAAGGTGGAATTAATTGGTTTGATACCGCTGAAGCATACGGTGGCGGACAGTCTGAACAGCTACTGGCGGGCACGCTGAATGAGATCGGAGGACCGCTCGCAGAACAGGCGAATATCGCTACGAAATGGTGGCCGGCCTTTCGCACCGCAGGCAGTATCACAGCAACGATTGATGAACGTATTCGCCATTTGGATCAACGGACAATTCACCTCTACCAGGTGCATTCGCCTTACTCCTTTGCTTCGGTTGGCGCCGTGATGAATGCGATGGCTAAACTGGTTGGGCAAGGAAAGATTAAATATGTGGGCGTAAGCAACTTTTCCGCGCAACAAATACGTGAATCTGATCGTGTGCTGCGTGAGCACGGCCTTCGCCTAGTTTCGAATCAAGTGAAATACAGCCTACTCGACCGGAGAATCGAACAGAACGGAATTCTGGATACGGCCAAAGAGCTCGGCGTGGCAATCATCGCATACTCTCCGTTAATGCAGGGGATCTTAAGTGGAAAATTCCATAAAAATCCTTCTCTGGTCAAGTCGATCAAGGGCCCGCGCAAGTGGACAGCGGCATTCCGGGATTCGGGGCTGCGGAGATCGAAGCCGCTGATTGAAACATTGGAACAGCTGGCTCAACAATATAATGTGACGCCAACGCAGATTGCCCTGAATTGGCTGATTAACGCTCATGGAGAGAACGTATTTGCGATACCTGGGGCTTCAAAAGTACATCATGCCGAGGAAAATGTGAAGGCGATGCAGTTTACCTTGACAGCCGGTGAGATTGAGATGGTCAGCCACGTTTCCAACCAGGTGCTGAGATCGAAGTAA
- a CDS encoding type IA DNA topoisomerase, translating to MKTLIIAEKPDMGRTIAAVMEPRAKNNRTYLEGEKYIVTWAIGHLLGLAEPDAYDAKYKRWNIKDLPIIPEQFKIVPNPKTKDQLKIIGELAKRCNAIVNACDAGREGQYIFALIQQQLKLRQPVKRLWISDLTAESIAVGFERLRDASEFEFLTQAARARSEADWLIGMNASRAFTTRHNALLSVGRVQTPVLALIHDREKEIEAFQSQTFYDVWAEFKQDQTKYKGAWQGDRLTKPEEAEAIAAAVRGKTGEITKYDVKQTKEYPFKLYDLTLLQREANAKYSYSAKKTLDVAQALYERHKVISYPRTNSNYVTEQNIDGMHKALRMLGTGPYADLVQQANPNLVHKQNKAVCNPARVEDHHAILPTLKRPGTLSKEEQNVYDLIIRRFLSHFFPPAEYKMHTVMTQVDKHLFKTSIKELLSLGWKVVLSKADQDKGKKSKAPKKEEEEETDEWTDKKFEIDAGRPVDCIRAEMKEKVTQPPKSYTEGTLLKAMESAGKQMENEELREVMKDAGLGTPATRAATIERLKKVGYIEMKGKKILITDKGKMAIDLIRNAGVDLLASPEMTGQWERRLHQISKGEAAQEKFMDNVKKFTLSIIDKVRQQPPAPANAFGEEARGKRTGSKGATRSGGASGSITTQRAARAPSRRTNNSGGASSLEQVPSGAGGRTAAASGSAGSSSSARAARASSAEPSGTSPGQRQALGSCPRSNCGGSIIEGRKGYGCSNYKQGCGFVVWKEYAGKQITETMLKSLLTKGQTQLLSFKRKDESTVKARIVLNEPGTGQLSVREEN from the coding sequence ATGAAGACGTTAATTATTGCTGAAAAACCGGATATGGGACGCACTATTGCGGCTGTTATGGAGCCGAGGGCCAAAAATAACCGTACCTATCTGGAGGGGGAGAAATACATTGTAACTTGGGCGATCGGTCATTTGCTGGGTCTCGCTGAGCCGGATGCATACGATGCCAAGTACAAACGCTGGAATATTAAAGATCTTCCCATTATCCCCGAGCAGTTTAAAATTGTACCGAATCCGAAAACAAAAGATCAGCTGAAAATAATTGGTGAGCTGGCCAAACGCTGTAATGCAATCGTGAATGCTTGTGATGCGGGGCGAGAGGGGCAATATATTTTTGCCTTGATTCAACAGCAGTTAAAGCTGCGTCAGCCGGTCAAGCGACTATGGATCTCAGATTTAACGGCGGAGAGTATTGCAGTAGGCTTTGAACGCTTGCGAGATGCATCGGAGTTTGAGTTTCTAACTCAGGCTGCGCGGGCACGAAGTGAAGCAGACTGGTTGATCGGTATGAATGCTTCCAGAGCCTTTACAACACGGCATAACGCGTTACTGTCGGTCGGACGGGTGCAGACTCCTGTACTGGCATTGATTCATGACCGGGAAAAGGAAATTGAGGCGTTTCAGTCTCAAACCTTTTATGACGTGTGGGCAGAGTTTAAGCAAGATCAAACCAAGTATAAAGGTGCGTGGCAAGGAGATCGGCTGACCAAGCCGGAAGAAGCTGAGGCGATAGCAGCGGCAGTTCGCGGAAAAACAGGTGAAATCACAAAATATGATGTGAAGCAGACGAAGGAATATCCTTTCAAGCTGTACGATTTGACACTGCTTCAACGTGAGGCGAATGCCAAGTATAGTTATTCAGCCAAAAAAACGCTGGATGTTGCACAAGCGCTCTATGAGCGGCATAAGGTCATTTCCTATCCGCGTACCAATTCCAACTATGTAACGGAGCAAAATATAGACGGCATGCACAAGGCGCTTCGTATGCTGGGCACAGGTCCTTATGCTGATCTGGTACAGCAAGCGAACCCCAATTTGGTCCATAAACAGAATAAAGCTGTCTGCAATCCAGCCCGTGTTGAGGATCACCATGCTATATTGCCTACGCTGAAAAGACCGGGAACGCTCAGCAAGGAGGAACAAAATGTATATGACCTGATAATCCGCAGGTTTTTGTCACATTTCTTCCCGCCTGCCGAATATAAAATGCATACTGTGATGACCCAAGTGGACAAGCATTTGTTCAAAACAAGCATTAAGGAGCTTCTGTCCTTGGGCTGGAAAGTAGTTTTGAGCAAGGCTGATCAGGATAAAGGCAAAAAGAGCAAAGCACCGAAGAAAGAGGAAGAAGAGGAAACAGACGAATGGACGGACAAAAAGTTTGAGATTGATGCAGGCCGTCCGGTGGATTGTATTCGCGCCGAGATGAAAGAAAAGGTGACACAGCCGCCTAAAAGCTACACAGAGGGCACATTGCTAAAAGCAATGGAGAGCGCAGGCAAGCAGATGGAGAACGAGGAATTACGTGAGGTCATGAAGGATGCTGGATTAGGTACACCTGCGACACGTGCCGCCACCATTGAACGTTTGAAGAAGGTCGGCTACATTGAAATGAAAGGCAAAAAGATTCTCATTACGGATAAGGGGAAAATGGCAATTGACCTGATCCGCAACGCGGGGGTCGACCTGCTAGCTTCGCCGGAGATGACAGGACAATGGGAACGCCGTCTGCATCAAATTTCCAAGGGAGAAGCTGCCCAGGAAAAGTTTATGGATAACGTTAAAAAGTTTACGTTATCCATTATTGACAAGGTGAGGCAGCAACCACCGGCTCCAGCAAACGCTTTTGGCGAGGAAGCGAGGGGCAAGCGTACGGGTAGTAAGGGAGCCACCCGTAGTGGAGGCGCAAGCGGAAGCATCACCACCCAAAGGGCTGCACGCGCTCCGTCACGGCGTACCAACAACTCGGGCGGAGCATCGTCACTGGAGCAAGTGCCATCGGGCGCAGGAGGGCGTACTGCGGCTGCATCGGGTTCAGCTGGGAGTAGTTCAAGCGCGAGAGCAGCGCGAGCTTCGTCCGCCGAGCCGTCGGGCACTTCGCCGGGCCAAAGGCAGGCTTTAGGCAGCTGCCCGCGGTCGAATTGTGGCGGGAGCATTATCGAAGGCCGCAAAGGATATGGATGCAGCAACTACAAGCAGGGCTGCGGCTTTGTCGTCTGGAAGGAATATGCTGGCAAGCAGATTACGGAAACGATGCTCAAGTCTCTGTTGACGAAGGGGCAGACACAGCTGCTATCTTTTAAGCGTAAAGATGAATCGACCGTCAAAGCAAGAATTGTTCTGAATGAACCAGGTACAGGGCAGCTTAGCGTTCGTGAGGAAAACTGA